Proteins encoded in a region of the Streptomyces sp. NBC_00310 genome:
- a CDS encoding M48 family metallopeptidase has translation MSLSVQSALASLPLPGEWTWQVVVRPRRRTLGIEIREDGGVLFSVPPDADPQAVAAAVRSRLPRIAHEVDRRRRGGGEPRKELVSGASFGYLGRRHRLRVVAAEPGTRVRLHQGWLELPRPDSPRVGARLIADWYTARGVDWMTARMRPLAARAGVAPGGIVVRDLNERWGACDPDGTITVHWALMQLPPALVDLVLVHELTHLAVPAHGPAFRRRMRLALGDLEGLEHRFAQAEPDLWRGAV, from the coding sequence GTGAGCCTCTCCGTGCAGTCCGCCCTCGCGTCGCTCCCCCTGCCGGGGGAGTGGACGTGGCAGGTCGTCGTACGGCCGCGCCGCCGGACCCTCGGGATCGAGATCCGCGAGGACGGCGGGGTGCTGTTCTCGGTGCCCCCCGACGCCGATCCCCAGGCGGTCGCGGCGGCCGTACGGTCCCGCCTCCCCCGCATCGCGCACGAGGTCGACCGGCGCAGGCGCGGGGGAGGGGAGCCCCGCAAGGAACTGGTCAGCGGGGCGAGCTTCGGGTATCTCGGCCGCCGCCACCGGCTGAGGGTCGTGGCCGCCGAGCCTGGCACACGGGTACGGCTGCACCAGGGATGGCTGGAACTTCCGCGCCCCGACTCCCCACGGGTGGGCGCGCGGCTGATCGCCGACTGGTACACCGCACGGGGCGTGGACTGGATGACCGCGCGCATGCGGCCTCTGGCCGCGCGGGCAGGTGTGGCCCCCGGAGGCATCGTCGTACGAGACCTCAACGAGCGCTGGGGTGCCTGTGACCCGGACGGGACCATCACCGTGCACTGGGCGTTGATGCAACTGCCTCCTGCCCTGGTGGACCTCGTTCTCGTCCATGAGCTGACGCACCTGGCCGTCCCGGCTCACGGGCCGGCGTTCCGGCGCAGGATGCGGCTCGCACTCGGAGACCTGGAAGGACTGGAACACCGTTTCGCGCAGGCCGAGCCCGATCTGTGGCGCGGGGCTGTGTGA